The Onthophagus taurus isolate NC chromosome 6, IU_Otau_3.0, whole genome shotgun sequence region AAGATTTGAAAAAGTATCATGTAAGTCATATACACGTAATAAGATTTTGTTGCTGCAAATCTTGGAtaccaaataacatatttataaGGGTACTCTTTATTTATCTTATTAAATCTGACGAAATAATCTCGCCAACTGGGAAAATCTACATTACCATTGGTTACGTTGAGAACCATCGAAGAATGCCTAAATAATAATgcatgaaatttaattaatttagtgttTCACATAAATTTCTTACATGTTTGTTGCTCGTTCATATCCactaacaattaaattattaatagcaACATCAACCGGTATCGTTTGTGGTACTAAATCTTGATCAATATAAGCTACTCTTAAAATTCCTTTTCCACCTGCATAAAACAGTCCTACTGGGCCGTTAAAATTATCTGCCCAACCTGCAATTGGTTCTTTAACCGAAGGCGTAACTAAAatagaattattttaaaatcaatcttttaaatattcttttcttaCCAATTGAAGgccttgttataatcaaaggAATTTTATCTCTGATATCCTCAGCAATTATTTCTGAAAGTCTCTTGGTAAAAGTATAAGTGTTTGGATGGGGACCTAACAGActtcacaaatttttaatataaacgagttaataaagaaatgtaAAGGTGATACAAATATAGAGATTAGTgctaaaatgaattttaatgttcccatttattatctttaacaATACGTACTTCTTTGTTATGCAAGCTAAAGATTTATCGTCCATCCATTCCACCAAATCCATAATTTTATAAGGATCAACATTCAATGGATAAACCTTCTCTTCCATGTAACTAACTTCAACGTTACAAAAAGCTGTAGATAAATGAACAACAgactgaaaaataaattgttactAATTCTCCATATAAGTGACAAAATTCACCTTCAATTCTTTTATGTTCATacaaaacttaaataattgaTACGTCgatttagtgttagttataaCGGCTTCTTTTAACGATAGATCCATTCGAACAGAAGCCGCAACATGAAATACAATGGAAACCTCTTCGATTAACTTCTTTTTATCAATCTCTgacatatcaaaattttctttggtgATATCACCACTGATAGCTTCGATTTTGTCGTAAGCTCTTTGATTCATGTTATGAAACGTAAATATCTtcgaagaattttttaataatcattaatttaaattaattaaaactcacCAAGCCATCTGTTAATTGTTTAACTCTTTCTTGCGGTGTACACCCTTTTTTAGGACGAATtaggatataaatttttttaatatcaggTAAACTGCGTACTAACTTTTCCAACAAAACTTTTCCCATATAACCAGTTGCGCCAGTTATAAATACCGTTTTTCCGGCGTAAAATTCAGTAATTGGGCTCATTTTAcccaaaagatttttaaaggtcgcgtttaagtattattaaacTCAATAAGGTACTGCTGTGcattaaatcttttatattaatacTTCTGTATGGAAATTTATTGACGGATTTTGCAAACAATTACACCACAATAATTTATGGGAATACTTAGCATAtagcaataaattaatttattgaataagtacttttgttttttttttgattaaagaaaaatcaatTGTCATCATGAGAAttctatttataaatgaaTGGTACTATATTTGATCATctaaaaacagttttaataCATCTTAGATGATTATTAATATCTTACATATGCATGTAATACATATTGTCATAGACGATACATTTGTGTAAAGCAGACAATCTTGGAGGCCAATTAACGATGAAACTACAAACCCTAGAGAATATGTTTTAGTATATAAAATGAAGAACAAATCTTCCtttataaccccaaaaagttTCAGCTTTTTATTTGCAATACTTTAGCAGAAACGAACTATTAAAGTTGTATGTtacaaaatgtcattttgattacgagtttaggttatgttgggtttaagaattttttctaaagaaaCTATAAATCGTAGAGAATATGTTTTAGTATATAAAATGTAGAGCAAttcttcctttataacctcaaaaagtttcagttTCTTATTCGCAATACTTTAGAAGTAACGAATTATTAAAGTGTATGTtacaaaatgtcattttgattacgagtttaggttatgttgggtttaagaattttttttaaagaaactgtAAATCGTAGAAAATATGTTTTAGTATATAAAATGTAGAAcaatttttcctttataacctcaaaaagtttcattctcTTATTCGCAATACTTTAGCAGAAACTAACTATTAAAGTTGTATGtcacaaaatgtcattttgattacgagtttaggttatgttgggtttaagaattttttttaaagaaactatAAATCGTAGAGAATATGTTTTAGTATATAAAATGTAGAGCaattattcttttataacctcaaaaagtttcattttcttATTCGCAATACTTTAGCAGAAACGAATAATTAAAGTTGTATGTtacaaaatgtcattttgaatacgcgtttaggttatgttgggtttatgaatttttttaaagaaactatAAATCGTAGAGAATATGTTTTAGTATATAAAATGTAGAGCAAttcttcctttataacctcaaaaagtttcattttcttATTCGCAATACTTTAGCAGAAACGAATTATTAAAGCTGTATGTtacaaaatgtcattttgattacgagtttaggttatgttgagtttaagatttttttgaaagaaactATAAATCGTAAAGAATATGTTTTAGTATATAAAATATAGAGCAGttcttcctttataacctcaaaaagtttcatttgcTTATTCGCAATACTTTAGCAGAaacgaattattaaagttgtatgttacaaaatgtcattttgaagACGCgtttaggttatgttgggtttaagaatttttttgaaagaaactATAAATCGTAGAGAATATGTtttactatataaaatatagaacaattattcctttataacctcaaaaagtttcattttcttATTCGCAATACTTTAGCAGAaacgaattattaaagttgtatgttacaaaatgtcattttgattacGAGTTTAGATTatgttggatttaaaaatttttttgaaagaaactATAAATCGTGCAGAATATGTTTTAGTATATAAAATGTAGAGCAAttctttctttataacctcaaaaagtttcattttcttAGTCACAATAGTTTAGCAGAaacgaattattaaagttgtatgttacaaaatgtcatttttattacgagtttaggttatgttgggtttaagaattttttttaaagaaactatAAATCGTAGAGAATATGTTTTAGTATATAAAATGTAGAGCAAtacttcctttataacctcaaaaagtttcattttcttATTCGCAATACTTTAGCAGAAATGactaattaaagttttatgttacaaaatgtcattttgattactcgtttaggttatgttgggtttaagaattttttttaaaggaacTATAAATCGTAGAGAATATGTTTTAGTATATAAAATGTAGAACAAttcttcctttataacctcaaaaagtttcattttgtTATTCGCAATACTTTAGAAGAaacgaattattaaagttgtatgttacaaaatgtcatttttattacgagtttaggttatgttgggtttaaaaatttttttgaaagaaactATTAATCGTAGAGAATATGTTTTAGTATATAAAATGTAGAGCAAttcttcctttataacctcaaaaagtttcattttcttATTCGTAATACTTTAGCAGAAACGACTTATTAAAGTTATATGTtacaaaatgtcattttgattacgagtttaggttatgttgggtttacgaatttttttgaaagaaactATAAATCGTAGAAAATATGTTTTAGTATATAAAATGTAGAGCAAttctttctttataacctcaaaaagtttcattttcttATTCGCAATACTTTGGCAGAaacgaattattaaagttgTATGTTACAAAATGTCATTGTGATTACGAGCTTAGATTATGTTgggtttaagaatttttttgaaagaaactATAAATCGTAGAGAATATGTTTTAGTATATAAAATGTAGAAAAAttcttcctttataacctcaaaaagtttcattttcttATTCGCAATACTTTAGAAGAaacgaattattaaagttgTATGTTACAAAATGTCAGTTTCATTACGAgtttaggttatgttgggtttaagaatttttttgaaagaaactATAAATCGTAGAGAATATGTTTTAGTATATAAAATGTAGAGCAAttcttcctttataacctcaaaaagtttcatttcctTATTCGCAATACTTTAGcagaaacgaatttttaaagttgtttgTCACAACCGTTAAATTAGTTAGTACGAAGTTATGTTgggtttaagaatttttttgacaGAAACTATATAACATAGAAAACATGATATATGATGAATCACAAGTCTCAATATATATAAAGCCCAAACGATTAACATGGGTAGGACATATTTAGAGGATTCCGGATGGAAGAGTATCAACGTCTTCATTACAAGGACAACTTGGAAGACGATGAGGGGAAGAGGAAAATTCCCAAGACTCGAATTGGGCTGTAGCATCATTGGATAATCAAATAATACAACACATTAAACAACAccatatatttaataataaaatgaaatataattaacattaaattatatCAACCAATTGTTGAGACATAAAAAACTCCACTTCAATATCAAATACACAAAATAGAATTTAACAAATCGATCCAATAAATATAatctaaaacgaaaaaataattacttaaagtattattattaatttcataaattacatttttccCCGAAATCGATAAAACTCATAATTCTCCGAATTATCTTTAACCAAATACTTTTTGGTGATTTGTTGAGTGTGAAAAGCGTACTCTTTTAAATCGATCGATTTCGACATGATGCCataaaaaacttctttatcagctttattaagtttttcttCCAGTTTAATGCAATTACCGTTAGCAAAGGTCCATTTTTTCACAATAAAGTCTTGTAGAGTTTGAAACGTTTGTAGTATTCGCTTTTGTATGTTAATCaagcttaaaaaaattaaaatcaaatttagtCATTTAATTAGAAGTCGCACTTACAAAGGTTTctgtaaaaacataattaataaaaaatcgattattaaaGCGGGAATAATTTGGAATAAAAACGAACAAATTAAGAAAACGTAATAAGATTTTGTAACGTAAGCCCCGGGATGCcaaagaacgtgtttaaacggGTATTTAAGTCCTTGCTCTGTGTATGCTTCTATGATTTCACGCCAAGTATACGGGTATTTACGACCACTTGTTAAATTAATCGTGGGAGTTATTgcataactaaaataataagaaataaagattgaaataaatgttaaataatatttacgtTGTATTTGCTCTTTCGTATCCACTGCATATTATGGTGTTTATGGCGAAATCTACGGGGATTGTTTCGGGGACACTATCTTGATCCATTAAGCATACCTTTAAAACCCCTGTTCCAGCAGCTGTAAATAATCCTAAAGGGCCGTTAAAATTATCCACCCAACCCGGAGTTGGTTCGCACAAAGAAGGaacaactaattaaaaaattacgaagaattaaattgaattaatttaattttaaacgtaCCAATAGAAGGtcttgttataattattggtATTTTATCACCCATATCGATTGCTATCAATTCGGCAAGTCTTTTAGTAAATGTGTAAGTATTTGGATGAGAACCtaatattctaaaaaaaaattatataacctAATATATCTCTTTAAAAGggtttaaatgaaaattaagaaatgattttgattaaagCTAACATtgatctttaaaatgatgtatgaaaCATGTTAGGTtggattatgaaaattattagatatgtTCGTTTTACGTTTTCAacttaatttgaaaatgttaagatGTAAGGTGAAACTTAAACAATCGTAGAAGGggtatttatggaaattaagaaatgattttggtactaaattaaagctgaaacattcctctttaaaatgatgtatgaaacatgttgggttgtattatgaaaattattagataaagtatttgtaacattttcggcTTAATgtcgaaatgtcaaaatgtaaGGTGAAGCTTAAAAACTTGCAGAAGGggtatttatggaaattaagaaatgattttagtaccaaattgaagctgaaacattcctctttaaaatgatgtatgatacATATtaggttgtattataaaaattattagatatgtttgttttacattttcaacttaatttcaaaatgttaaaatgtaaggtgaaacttaaaaaattgtagaagggatatttatggaaattaagaaatgattttggtattaaattaaagctgaaacgtTCGCCTTTAAAGTGATGTATGAAACATGTTGGGTtgtattatgaaaattattagataaagtatttgtaacattttcggcTTAATctcgaaatgtcaaaatgcaAGGTGAAACTTAAAACGTTGAGGAAGGggtatttatggaaattaagaaatgattttagtaccaaattaaagctgaaacattcctctttaaaatgatgtatgatacATATTAGGtggtattataaaaattattaggtatgtttgttttacattttcaacttaatttcaaaatgttaaaatgtaaGGTGAAACTTAAACAATCGTAGAAGcgatatttatggaaattaagaaacgattttggtactaaattaaagttgaaacattcctctttaaaatgatgtatgaaacatgttgggttgtattatgaaaattattagataaagtatttgtaacattttcggcTTAATgtcgaaatgtcaaaatgcaAGGTGAAACTTAAAAAGTTACGAAAGGggtatttatggaaattaagaaataattttagtgccaaattaaagctgaaacattcctCTTTAAACTGGTGTATGATACATATtaggttgtattataaaaattattagatatgtttattttacattttcaacttaattttaaaatgttataatgtaaggtgaaacttaaaaaattgtagaactgatatttatggaaattaagaaatgattttggtattaaattaaagctgaaacattcgCCTTTAAAGTGATGTATGAAACATGTTGGGTtgtattatgaaaattattagataaagtatttgtaatattttcgGCTTAATctcgaaatgtcaaaatgcaAGGTGAAACTTAAAAACTTGCAGAAGGggtatttatggaaattaagaaatgattttggtactaaattaaagctgaaacatccctctttaaaatgatgtatgaaacatgttgggttgtattatgaaaattattagataaagtatttgtaacattttcggcTTAATgtcgaaatgtcaaaatgcaAGGTGAAACTTAAAAAGTTACGAAAGGggtatttatggaaattaagaaatgattttagtaccaaattaaagctgaaacattcctctttaaaatgatgtatgatacATATtaggttgtattataaaaattattagatatgtttgttttacattttcaacttaatttcaaaatgtcaaaatgtaagatgaaacttaaaaaattgtagaactgatatttatggaaattaaggaatgattttggtactaaattaaagctgaaacattcctctttaaaatgatgtatgaaacatgttgggttgtattatgaaaattattagataaagtatttgtaacattttcggcTTAATctcgaaatgtcaaaatgcaAGGTGAAACTTAAAAAGTTACGAAAGGGGTATTTATGgaagttaagaaatgattttagtaccaaattaaagctgaaacattcctCTTTAAACTGGTGTATGATACATATTAGGTTgtatcataaaaattattagatatgtttgttttacattttcaacttaatttcaaaatgtcaaaatgtaagatgaaacttaaaaaattgtagaagggatatttatggaaattaagaaatgattttggtactaaattaaagctgaaacattcctctttaaaatgatgtatgatacATATTAGGTTgtatcataaaaattattagatatcTTTGTTTTACGTTTTGAACTTAATTTCAGAATGTAAAGAATGTTGTAGCGccaaatttgatattaaaataagaaaaaatatttactttttagtaattttagaTAATGATTTATCATCCATCCACTCGACCATGTCAATAATTTTATAAGGATCAACATCCATCGGGTACACTTTCTCctccatatttttaatttcaacattacAAAAAGCTGTGGATAAATGAACAACAgactgaaaaataaattgttactAATTCTCCATATAAGTGACAAAATTCACCTTCAATTCTTTTATGTTCATacaaaacttaaataattgatgtgttgACTTGGTATTCGTAATAACTGCTTCTTTCAATGGAAGATCCATCCTAACCGACGCAGCAAGATGAAACACAACCGATACCTCgttaattaacttttctttatcactTTCAGACATATCGAAATCTTCTTTGGTTATATCCCCGCTGATTGCTTCAATTTTTTCGTAAGCTTTTTGAGTCATATTGTGAAAAGtgaatatcttaaaaatttgttttatttattaatattaacttaaatattagaaattgtaaaataactCACAGTGTTCTCGGTTAATTGCTTAATTCTTTCTTGTGGAGCACAACCTTTCTTAAAACGCATCAAaatgtagatttttttaatatcgggTAAACTTCTaactaatttttctaataGAACTTTTCCCATAAAACCCGTTGCTCCTGTTACAAACACCGTTTTTCCTTTATAAAACTCTGTGATGGGACTCATTTTgtatcgatttaaaaattgatctaaaaataaaatttcgccagtgattttctttttatattaactttGAAAATACCCCTATTTATGCATATCATGATCcattacaataatttatacTGCTTGTATGGtaacagttttttaatgaatattgcaaagacttcaaaatatttttttgttattgtaatCTGCGCATTAATTGCGAATTTGAAGTagattctaataaatattaatttgttattgttttttatcgatttgtggttaattaaattagtgatgtaataaaagttttgataaattaaaaataatatatttttaaattaattgacaTTCCAGTTTTTTGAACCATTTCGTAAAACATTCCCAGAAATTGTTCccatttacaggaaactgttaatttaatttctttgacgacactaaaaaaaagtttatttttagctttattctaaaatccatattttttatatatttataataataactaagataatcgatatttttattttgagatttttgagattagcagtttctcgaaaaacgagatcatgacatgtaagctactttttttctaactcttatagtttccgagattATATTccgacatcgaatttgaaccaccctgtatacataGGTATAAAAACTacacttattttatttaatgcaatttattttttcggaGCATTTCAAAAAACAGCCCTTTTTTACATAATAAACTATTCGGATCTCCTTTTTCGACAATTTCTCCGTCAttgacaacaaaaattaaatcacaaTCCATCACTGTTTGAATTCTATGAGCTATTATTAATACTGTAGAATTAttacaagtttttttaataatttgatgaattaaatGTTCAATCTCCAAGTCAACATTAGCAGTTGCCTCAtccataattaaaattttgttttttaataaaatggctcttattaaacaaataagtTGTTTTTCTCCTAAACTTAAATCGTTGTTTGATATTAAAGTATCAAGTCCAGagggaaattttgaaaaaatattttttaatcctACTTTATCCAgagtttcccataaaaatacGTCGCTTAGCTGttgaaaaatatctaaattttTGCGTAAAGTCCCAGAAAAAATTATCGGATCTTGAGGAATTACTGAAATTTTCGACCGCAACGTTTTTAAAGGaacttttttaacatcaaCATCATCTATTATTATAACCCCATCAAACTCCATCAATCGCATCAAAGCGAAATACAAAGAAGATTTCCCAGCACCAGTTCTCCCAACAATTCCAACTTTATCtttagatttaatttcaaaatttacgttgttcaaaacataattaacagaaacatttttaaactgAATATTCCCATTTTCGGGCCacgttttcttcaaaatcacCTCTTTATTCATTTCAACTTCAGATTTTAACTCTAAATATTCGCTTAATCTTTCAACTGAGGTCATCGTAACGTTAACTTCACAACTTTGCCTTACACACCATTGAACCATTGACATTAATGATATCGATTGAGTTATTGCGAGCCCAATTGTACCAGGTTGAACACCTAAacattaagtttaataaaaataattaaaatttattaacaacaaaaataccttgaataaaaaagaaactaaaagtgacaattgttgttaataaaagaattaaaacgtCGATTAAAAATCGAAACGTAAAAACGCTCGATAAGTACATAAACCATGCTGATGTGTGAACATCTTGTAAATCAtcgaatatttttttgtaattttcttcctttttgaAAGCTCGAATAGTTATTAAACCTTCTAAAGTAGTCTTTATGTGAGTGTATAAAGGACTTTTTgctaaaaaaacaataaattaatagtttaattaacTCATTACTTAATAGAAACTTACTCGCTCCTTCAAGTCTTTTAATCGCCACGATAAATGGTAAATACACtttacttataaaataaaataaaattgctaAAGTTGTCATAATTACACAAAACCAATAATTAATGatactttttataataaaaacaccCAAAAGTGTTAAGATCaactaaaacaataaaatttcttttattttagattgtattTGTTTGATTTTGCTAACCAAGATGGTGTCAATGCTGACTGTATGCAGATAATCGTCAATTAATCCAAGATCTTTTGAGAATCGATTAATTATTCTTCCAGAAGaatttaagtgaaaaaaaCTAAGCGgtgatgaaatgattttttcaaaaattgcgttatgaaatttttctgCACAAGTAACAAACAATAAATAGTATGATGTTATTGATATTATCGATGtggttataataaataaaataatacttgaTAAAGAAATCAAATAATGTTGTCGAGCGGTATCAGTTATGGTGTTATTTACAAGATTTTTATCAATGTTGCTcctaaaacacaaatttaaaataggtgttaaatttgtaataaaagacattaattttttttgtttagatattgtattattaagaaaaatcagGTTGAATAATCTAAAACGTCTAAACGCTTCGAATTTGattctatttataaaaatctttcaGATATCatcacattatttttatagctcattcaaaaatataatctttgagctttaatttgagatataagtcAATTTCTAACTCCTCAAAATGAGATTAggaggattttttttaatttttacttttctgacataacctaaattaaCAGGTTTTCGAATTtgattctttttctaaaaatttttcagaTATCatcacattatttttatagctcATTCTAAAATAGAATCTTTGAACTTTATTTTGAGATATGCGTCAATTTTTAACTCCTCAAAATGAGATTAggaggattttttttaatttttgctttttctgACATAACCCAAATTAACAGGTTTTCGAATTtgattctttttctaaaaattttttacatatcatcacattatttttatagctcattcaaaaatagaatctttcagctttattttgagatataagtcAATTTCTAACTCCTCAAAATGAGATTAGgaagatttttttcatttttacttttctgacataacctcaattaacaggttttcaaatttgattctttttctaaaaatctttCAGATATCatcacattatttttatagctcATTCTAAAATAGAATCTTTGAACtttattttgagatatgacaTGTGTCAATTTTTAACTCCTCAAAATGAGATTAggaggatttttttaatttttgctttttctgACATAACCCAAATTAACAGGTTTTCGAATTtgattctttttctaaaaatttttcacatatcatcacattatttttatagctcattcaaaaatagaatctttcagctttattttgagatataagtcAATTTCTAACTCCTCAAAATGAGATTaggaagatttttttaatttttacttttctgacataacctaaattaaCAGATTTTCGAATTtgattctttttctaaaaatttttcagaTATCatctcattatttttatagctcATTCTAATATAGAATCTTTGCACtttattttgagatataagtcAATTTCTAACTCCTCAAAGTGAGATTaggagaatttttttaatttttacttttctgacataacctaaattaacaggttttcaaatttgattctttttttaaaaatttttcagatATCatctcattatttttatagctcattctaaaatagaatgtttgagctttaTTGTGAGATATAAGTCAATTTCTAACTCCTCAAAATGAGATTaggaagatttttttaatttttacttttctgacataacctaaattaaCAGGTTTTCGAATTTGATTCTTTTTCTAGAAGTCTTTCAGATATCatctcattatttttatagctcATTCTAAAATAGAATCTTTGAACTTTATTTTGAGATATGCGTCAATTTTTAACTCCTCAAAATGAGATTAggaggattttttttaattttagctttTTCTGACATAACCCAAATTAACAGGTTTTCGAATTtgattctttttctaaaaatttttcagaTATCatctcattatttttatagctcattctaaaatagaatgtttgagctttattttgagatataactcaACTTCTAACTCCTCAAAATGAGATTaggagaatttttttaatttttacttttctgacataacctaaattaacaggttttcaaatttgattctttttctaaaaatttttcagaTATCatctcattatttttatagctcATTCTAAAATAGAATCTTTCAGCtttattttgagatataagtcAATTTCTAACTCCTCAAAATGAGATTAggaggattttttttaatttttgatttttctgaCATAACCCAAATTAACAGGTTTTCGAATTtgattctttttctaaaaattttttacatatcatcacattatttttatagctcATTCAAAAATAGAACCTTTCAGCtttattttgagatataagtcAATTTCTAACTCCTCAAAATGAGATTaggaagatttttttaatttttacttttctgacataacctaaattaaCAGGTTTTCGAATTtgattctttttctaaaaatttttcagaTATCatcacattatttttatagctcATTCTAAAATAGAATCTTTGAACTTTATTTTGAGATATGCGTCAATTTTT contains the following coding sequences:
- the LOC111420640 gene encoding fatty acyl-CoA reductase 2-like produces the protein MICINRDQFLNRYKMSPITEFYKGKTVFVTGATGFMGKVLLEKLVRSLPDIKKIYILMRFKKGCAPQERIKQLTENTIFTFHNMTQKAYEKIEAISGDITKEDFDMSESDKEKLINEVSVVFHLAASVRMDLPLKEAVITNTKSTHQLFKFCMNIKELKSVVHLSTAFCNVEIKNMEEKVYPMDVDPYKIIDMVEWMDDKSLSKITKKILGSHPNTYTFTKRLAELIAIDMGDKIPIIITRPSIVVPSLCEPTPGWVDNFNGPLGLFTAAGTGVLKVCLMDQDSVPETIPVDFAINTIICSGYERANTTYAITPTINLTSGRKYPYTWREIIEAYTEQGLKYPFKHVLWHPGAYVTKSYYVFLICSFLFQIIPALIIDFLLIMFLQKPFLINIQKRILQTFQTLQDFIVKKWTFANGNCIKLEEKLNKADKEVFYGIMSKSIDLKEYAFHTQQITKKYLVKDNSENYEFYRFRGKILYLLDRFVKFYFVYLILKWSFLCLNNWLIPITEFYAGKTVFITGATGYMGKVLLEKLVRSLPDIKKIYILIRPKKGCTPQERVKQLTDGLIFTFHNMNQRAYDKIEAISGDITKENFDMSEIDKKKLIEEVSIVFHVAASVRMDLSLKEAVITNTKSTYQLFKFCMNIKELKSVVHLSTAFCNVEVSYMEEKVYPLNVDPYKIMDLVEWMDDKSLACITKNITSPHPNTYTFTKRLSEIIAKDMGDKLPIVITRPSIVVPALYEPIAGWVDNFYGPIGLLIAAGKGVLKTALVDRNLSPQVIPVDIAINGLILAGYERSKQKHSETPTFNLTQGNLYDMSWGEVFDVLLHYAHKYPFKTILWYPRYSVTTNYNLNVLLTYIFHFIPAYFIDFLLIIFLQKPFLVNIQKRIFAASKVLYHFAVKKWEFSIDNLTKSTKELTNEDKEKFYSIDLVNIDVQKYLREGYFSARKYLIKDYDENLDIYRIRNKILFVVDAFLKILFLYWIINLFLSLIR